tacaatagAAGGAATTGTtacaatattaaaaaacatcAACATTATTTTACCATATTTGTTAAATCAGATTGGGTctatgttttattattttttattatttaaatcgGATATATCATTAGCAGTGCCTTTATCAAATGTTTCATCTTTtgtttttacatatattactgaaataattattttaaaaaaaaatattacatacAAATCTGTATTAGGATTAACATTAATTTGTATAGGATTAATAATTTGCCTAAACTCTTAAAAGAATA
The sequence above is a segment of the Plasmodium berghei ANKA genome assembly, chromosome: 1 genome. Coding sequences within it:
- a CDS encoding transmembrane protein 234, putative, whose translation is MHFILYILIGILWGCTNVFIKIGCKEQKKEKNTIEGIVTILKNINIILPYLLNQIGSMFYYFLLFKSDISLAVPLSNVSSFVFTYITEIIILKKNITYKSVLGLTLICIGLIICLNS